Proteins from a single region of Hypomesus transpacificus isolate Combined female chromosome 9, fHypTra1, whole genome shotgun sequence:
- the LOC124471071 gene encoding E3 ubiquitin-protein ligase TRAIP, translating into MPIRAYCTICSDFFDHSRDVAAIHCGHTFHYGCLQQWFQTAPHKTCPQCRKQVSTRHIINKLFFDIGGEEENSSIDPESLQNELSRLKATLSANEAHWSDRCKEVNKLKETVEKQKKDLNNVRKEIEEKEMLCSALKKQMKYLETQQKETQAAKEEARRLMTKMKTYENLDVLLQGQRAEVESMITDMGVGQAAVEQLSIYCISLKKEYDNLKGSLRSSNEMCEKLKREVFTSNNKLQKATMEMNRTKEDMKAVQNDLTGADKEISSLKKKVEVLQKTLSTPTRTNEALSRLVFESPAPMNLKQPYLHQPANCEDIDLNMTFDITTPEAVRPVQVPSKKMRLDPGVSLSSKQCESSSSGSEVRDEEDPFFRNSLLFRKKMFGSMLDPQRSRQGVMRSGYDGLGGRTKFIQPSPLSEIRPLIMKGKRKKVSRPAPPKLPSCLTLDSFLE; encoded by the exons ATGCCTATTCGAGCCTACTGCACCATCTGCTCGGACTTCTTTGATCACTCGAGAGATGTTGCTGCCATCCATTGTGGGCACACTTTCCACTACGGCTG TCTTCAACAGTGGTTTCAGACAGCCCCTCACAAGACCTGCCCCCAATGTAGAAAACAG GTTAGCACGAGACACATTATTAATAAGCTCTTCTTCGATATTGGTGGAGAAGAAGAGAACTCATCCATAGATCCAGAGAGCTTACAG AATGAACTGAGTAGATTGAAAGCTACGTTAAGTGCTAACG AGGCTCACTGGAGTGACAGATGTAAAGAGGTAAACAAATTGAAGGAGACTGTGGAGAAGCAAAAGAAAGACCTGAATAATGTCCGAAAAGAGATTGAAGAAAAAGagatgctctgctctgctctcaag AAACAAATGAAGTACTTGGAAACCCAGCAGAAAGAAACACAGGCCGCCAAGGAGGAAGCTCGCAGACTCATGACCAAAATGAAAACTTATGAGAA TCTTGATGTGTTATTGCAAGGCCAGAGAGCCGAGGTAGAATCTATGATCACAGACATGGGTGtgggccaggctgctgtggAACAGCTCTCCATCTACTGCATCTCTCTCAAGAA GGAGTATGACAACCTGAAAGGGAGCCTCAGATCTTCAAATGAAATGTGTGAAAAACTCAAACGAGAGGTTTTTACCTCAAACAACAAG TTACAAAAAGCTACTATGGAAATGAACCGTACCAAGGAGGATATGAAGGCTGTTCAGAATGACCTAACAGGTGCTGATAAAGAGATCAGT AGTCTAAAAAAGAAAGTGGAAGTTCTTCAAAAGACACTGAGCACACCCACGCGCACAAATGAAGCCCTGAGTCGTCTCGTCTTCGAGAG CCCTGCTCCGATGAATCTTAAACAGCCCTATCTTCACCAGCCTGCCAACTGTGAGGACATTGACCTAAACATGACCTTTGACATTACCACCCCTGAGGCCGTGAGGCCAGTACAGGTCCCATCCAAAAAGATGCGCCTGGATCCTGGAGT GTCTTTATCTTCCAAACAGTGTGAAAGTAGCTCTTCTGGAAGCGAG GTTAGAGACGAAGAGGATCCATTCTTCCGGAACTCGCTCCTCTTCAGGAAGAAGATGTTTGGTAGCATGTTAGATCCTCAGAGGAGTAGACAAGGGGTG ATGAGGAGTGGCTATGATGGTCTGGGTGGACGGACTAAGTTCATTCAACCT TCTCCTTTGTCTGAGATCCGTCCACTCATCATGAAGGGCAAAAGGAAGAAGGTGTCCCGCCCCGCTCCTCCCAAGCTCCCCAGCTGCCTGACCCTTGACAGTTTCCTGGAATGA